A region from the Corylus avellana chromosome ca7, CavTom2PMs-1.0 genome encodes:
- the LOC132186269 gene encoding NAD-dependent malic enzyme 59 kDa isoform, mitochondrial, translated as MWKLARFAAANLSRSRRFSTAIPGPCIVHKRGADILHDPWFNKDTGFPLTERDRLGLRGLLPPRVISFEQQYARFMESYRSLEKNTRGQPDSIVSLAKWRILNRLHDRNETLYYRVLIDNIKNFAPIIYTPTVGLVCQNYSGLFRRPRGMYFSAKDKGEMMSMIYNWPAEQVDMIVLTDGSRILGLGDLGVQGIGIPIGKLDMYVAAAGINPQRILPVMLDVGTNNQKLLEDPLYLGLRQPRLEEEEYLSIVDEFMEAVFTRWPKAIVQFEDFQMKWAFETLQRYRKRFCMFNDDIQGTAGVALAGLLGAVRAQGRPLADFVNQKIVMVGAGSAGLGVINMAIQAVSRMSGNSETRTKNQFFLLDKDGLITKERKGLDPSASPFAKDPRDIEGLREGASLVEVIKKVRPHVLLGLSGVGGIFNEEVLKAMRESDSSKPAIFAMSNPTMNAECTAADAFKHAGENIVFASGSPFENVDLGNGKVGHVNQANNMYLFPGIGLGTLLSGAHFITDGMLQAAAECLASYMTDEDTQNGILYPSINSIRDITAEVGAAVLRAAVAEELAEGHGDMGPRELKNMSKEETVEYITRNMWYPIYSPLVHEK; from the exons ATGTGGAAGCTTGCGCGATTCGCCGCGGCAAATCTGAGCCGATCGAGGCGGTTCTCGACAGCGATTCCTGGCCCGTGTATTGTTCACAAGCGTGGTGCTGATATTCTCCACGATCCCTGGTTTAACAAG GATACTGGATTCCCTTTGACTGAAAGGGATCGTCTAGGGCTTCGTGGCCTTCTCCCACCTCGCGTGATATCATTTGAGCAGCAATATGCTCGTTTCA TGGAGTCATATCGGTCATTAGAGAAAAACACTCGGGGCCAACCAGATAGCATTGTTTCCCTAGCAAAATGGCGGATCTTAAATAGACTGCATGACAGGAACGAGACATTATATTACCGA GTCCTTATTGATAACATCAAAAATTTCGCTCCGATAATATACACTCCTACAGTAGGATTAGTATGTCAGAATTATTCAGGGTTATTTAGACGCCCACGTGGAATGTATTTCAGTGCTAAGGATAAAGGAGAGATGATGTCCATGATCTATAATTGGCCAGCTGAACAG GTGGACATGATAGTCCTGACAGATGGCAGTCGAATCCTTGGCTTAGGTGACCTTGGAGTTCAGGGGATCGGAATCCCTATTGGAAAACTTGATATGTATGTTGCTGCTGCTGGTATCAACCCACAGAGA ATACTCCCGGTTATGCTTGACGTCGGTACTAATAACCAAAAGTTACTTGAAGATCCTCTTT ATTTAGGACTTAGACAACCTAggttggaagaagaagagtatcTTTCAATTGTTGATGAATTCATGGAAGCTGTTTTCACACGTTGGCCCAAGGCTATTGTACag TTTGAAGATTTTCAAATGAAGTGGGCTTTTGAAACACTGCAACGATATCGTAAAAGGTTTTGCATGTTCAATGATGACATACAG GGAACTGCTGGTGTTGCACTTGCAGGACTGTTGGGAGCCGTGAGAGCCCAAGGTCGACCATTGGCTGACTTTGTGAACCAAAAGATTGTTATGGTGGGAGCTGGGAG TGCAGGGCTTGGTGTTATTAATATGGCTATACAAGCTGTTTCAAGAATGTCAGGAAACAGTGAAACAAGGACAAAAAATCAGTTTTTCCTACTAGATAAGGAT GGCCTCATCACAAAAGAGAGGAAGGGACTTGATCCGTCGGCATCACCATTTGCTAAAGACCCAAGAGATATTGAGGGACTCAGGGAGGGAGCTAGTCTAGTTGAAGTG attAAAAAGGTCAGGCCCCATGTGCTTCTTGGTTTGTCTGGAGTTGGTGGTATCTTCAACGAGGAG GTGCTTAAGGCAATGCGAGAATCTGATTCAAGTAAACCCGCCATATTTGCTATGTCAAATCCCACCATGAATG CTGAATGCACTGCTGCTGATGCTTTTAAGCATGCTGGAGAAAATATAGTCTTTGCAAGTGGAAGCCCTTTTGAAAATGTTGATCTTG GGAATGGAAAAGTTGGCCATGTAAATCAAGCGAATAACATGTACCTGTTTCCCGG GATTGGTTTGGGTACACTTCTCTCAGGTGCTCACTTTATTACAGATGGAATGTTGCAAGCAGCCGCTGAGTG CCTCGCTTCTTACATGACTGATGAAGATACTCAGAATGGCATCTTGTATCCATCTATCAATAG CATTCGAGATATTACGGCAGAGGTTGGAGCCGCTGTTCTACGAGCAGCAGTCGCAGAAGAGCTGGCGGAAGGTCACGGTGACATGGGGCCTAGAGAGCTCAAAAATATGTCCAAA GAGGAGACGGTGGAATATATCACGCGCAATATGTGGTATCCTATTTACAGTCCTCTTGTTCATGAGAAATAA